The nucleotide sequence GCCGCGGCGGAGCTAGGAACGGCTGCGGGCGGCCGCCCCCACGGCGGCGGCCATGAGGGCCCCGGCCAGGAGCCGGCGGTGCCGGCTGGCCTGGGACACCACGCTGCGCTCCCTCGCCCGGTCGTCGAAGCGGCCGTGGGCGCCGTGCCGGCCCGGGGCGGGCTCCCAGAGGTTGTCGGCGCGGGACGGGCGCACCGGCTCGTCCATCTGCTGGGCGTCGAAGCCGGTGCGGGCGAGGTAGCGGTCGAGCAGGCCGGGCGCCAGCCGGTTGGCCACGATGGTGGTGATCGTCGGGGCTCCGACCCACACCTCCCGTCGCCGGTGGCGCGACGCCCACTCGATGGCCCGTGCCGCCACCCCCAGCCGGTCCCCCCGATCTACCAGCCGGAGGTGGCGGGGCAGGCGGGACCGCACCCACTCGAACTGCGGCGTGTTCAGCGCCGGCAGGTGGACCGACGTGACCCGCACGTTGCTGCCGTCGTGGCGCAGCTCGCAGCGCAGCGAGTCCACGAACCCCCTGATGGCGAACTTGGACCCGCAGTAGGCAGCCTGGAGCGGGATGGCGCGGTAGGCCAGCGCCGAGCCGACCTGCACGATGGTGCCCGCGTCGCGGGGGCGCATGCGCCGGAGGGCGGCCAGGACGCCGTTGACGCTGC is from Acidimicrobiales bacterium and encodes:
- a CDS encoding SDR family oxidoreductase; the protein is MPRPVEATMLASRRSPGPRVVVVTGGTAGVGRSTAEEFARRGDAVAVLARGQERLDATSEALSGQGARCLAMAVDVADAAAVEAAAERVEAELGPIDVWVNSAMTSVFSPVAEVEAHEVERVAAVNYLGSVNGVLAALRRMRPRDAGTIVQVGSALAYRAIPLQAAYCGSKFAIRGFVDSLRCELRHDGSNVRVTSVHLPALNTPQFEWVRSRLPRHLRLVDRGDRLGVAARAIEWASRHRRREVWVGAPTITTIVANRLAPGLLDRYLARTGFDAQQMDEPVRPSRADNLWEPAPGRHGAHGRFDDRARERSVVSQASRHRRLLAGALMAAAVGAAARSRS